A genomic segment from Phragmites australis chromosome 6, lpPhrAust1.1, whole genome shotgun sequence encodes:
- the LOC133920688 gene encoding uncharacterized protein LOC133920688 isoform X2, giving the protein MASAAGDPSPPPGGWLSGLVSGAGRLLAAVIGSESSASNASSSSPESSQSPGTADQGNMAHFASDSYQLNQRGNEIVLKDCGEGSLAVVSEIDPKDAMIQLLMQETYTRSECDALIKIIQERVVHSDPGVDEPAIVLPIAWAAGTEQDNVAYSSLNPNTSPLATSGIPVYSREFDNYIVEKKLLTKRSTPAEGPCSLNHDRSLPVLKRSYSNTGDTLEESRRVRPKLNGLKISEKLIDSCRSHAAADSFQNSTTIDRNASRGIPEDDRTFFADVPLLGTDNLTFSNIVSNGETADDTAGFQDKPSALTAQPFASTSYRADRNNRDSTIFHPYSNQVEPFDDLVPLEPDMVDLTQKNHDTHIMYYGSGSVSKLMFQEDIEAAPSSSKGVQLENSSINCTKGFNLQSSIPTKTRSPANSNRRPNNRNTIRSWNGPPQQSNPALPGQEPDAGHIQAKRPVGRPRKARRSRKAQRHVKNTRRLQSELHTTGIIM; this is encoded by the exons ATGGCCTCCGCCGCTGGCgatccctcgccgccgccaggAGGGTGGCTCTCCGGCCTCGTTTCCGGCGCCGGCCGCCTCCTCGCAGCCGTCATCGGCTCCGAATCGTCCGCCTCCAatgcctcctcgtcctccccgGAGTCGTCGCAGTCGCCTGGCACCGCCG ATCAAGGTAACATGGCACATTTTGCTTCTGATAGTTATCAGCTAAACCAG AGAGGAAACGAGATTGTTCTGAAAGACTGTGGTGAAGGATCCCTAGCAGTCGTCTCAGAGATTGACCCTAAGGATGCTATGATACAATTGCTTATGCAGGAAACGTACACGAG GTCGGAGTGTGATGCTCTAATAAAGATAATTCAAGAGCGGGTTGTGCACTCAGACCCAGGTGTAGATGAACCTGCTATTGTTCTTCCAATTGCTTGGGCGGCTGGTACAGAGCAAGATAATGTTGCATACTCTTCATTAAATCCAAACacttctccccttgcaacttcAGGTATTCCTGTTTACAGCCGAGAGTTTGACAATTATATTGTTGAGAAGAAATTGCTGACGAAAAGGTCAACTCCTGCTGAAGGTCCTTGCTCCCTGAACCATGATAGGAGCCTGCCT GTTCTGAAACGAAGTTATTCTAACACAGGGGATACTCTTGAAGAGTCTCGAAGAGTAAGGCCAAAGCTAAATGGATTGAAGATTTCAGAAAAGCTGATTGATTCGTGTAGGAGTCATGCAG CTGCAGATTCATTTCAAAACTCTACCACCATTGATCGAAATGCATCAAGGGGGATTCCGGAAGATGATAGGACGTTTTTTGCAGATGTTCCCCTTCTTGGGACGGATAACCTAACATTCTCCAACATTGTTTCAAATGGTGAAACTGCTGATGATACAGCAGGGTTTCAAGATAAGCCCTCTGCTTTAACTGCACAGCCCTTCGCTTCAACCTCCTATCGAGCTGACAGGAATAACCGTGATAGTACcatatttcatccatactcTAATCAG GTGGAACCTTTTGATGATCTTGTTCCTCTTGAGCCTGACATGGTGGATCTGACCCAGAAAAATCATGACA CACACATCATGTACTATGGCTCTGGTTCTGTCTCGAAATTGATGTTTCAAGAAGACATTGAGGCCGCACCCAG CTCATCAAAGGGAGTGCAGCTAGAAAACAGTTCCATAAACTGCACGAAGGGGTTCAACTTGCAGAGTAGCATACCAACTAAGACAAGGTCACCTGCCAATAGCAATCGTCGCCCAAACAATCGCAACACAATCAGATCGTGGAATGGGCCGCCACAGCAAAGCAATCCGGCGTTACCAGGACAGGAACCGGACGCAGGCCACATTCAGGCGAAGAGGCCGGTTGGAAGGCCAAGGAAAGCGAGGAG GTCTCGAAAGGCCCAAAGACATGTGAAAAATACACGAAGGCTACAAAGCGAACTCCATACCACAGGTATCATCATGTAA
- the LOC133920688 gene encoding uncharacterized protein LOC133920688 isoform X1, with product MASAAGDPSPPPGGWLSGLVSGAGRLLAAVIGSESSASNASSSSPESSQSPGTADQGNMAHFASDSYQLNQRGNEIVLKDCGEGSLAVVSEIDPKDAMIQLLMQETYTRSECDALIKIIQERVVHSDPGVDEPAIVLPIAWAAGTEQDNVAYSSLNPNTSPLATSGIPVYSREFDNYIVEKKLLTKRSTPAEGPCSLNHDRSLPVLKRSYSNTGDTLEESRRVRPKLNGLKISEKLIDSCRSHAAADSFQNSTTIDRNASRGIPEDDRTFFADVPLLGTDNLTFSNIVSNGETADDTAGFQDKPSALTAQPFASTSYRADRNNRDSTIFHPYSNQDLTETFPVKVEPFDDLVPLEPDMVDLTQKNHDTHIMYYGSGSVSKLMFQEDIEAAPSSSKGVQLENSSINCTKGFNLQSSIPTKTRSPANSNRRPNNRNTIRSWNGPPQQSNPALPGQEPDAGHIQAKRPVGRPRKARRSRKAQRHVKNTRRLQSELHTTGIIM from the exons ATGGCCTCCGCCGCTGGCgatccctcgccgccgccaggAGGGTGGCTCTCCGGCCTCGTTTCCGGCGCCGGCCGCCTCCTCGCAGCCGTCATCGGCTCCGAATCGTCCGCCTCCAatgcctcctcgtcctccccgGAGTCGTCGCAGTCGCCTGGCACCGCCG ATCAAGGTAACATGGCACATTTTGCTTCTGATAGTTATCAGCTAAACCAG AGAGGAAACGAGATTGTTCTGAAAGACTGTGGTGAAGGATCCCTAGCAGTCGTCTCAGAGATTGACCCTAAGGATGCTATGATACAATTGCTTATGCAGGAAACGTACACGAG GTCGGAGTGTGATGCTCTAATAAAGATAATTCAAGAGCGGGTTGTGCACTCAGACCCAGGTGTAGATGAACCTGCTATTGTTCTTCCAATTGCTTGGGCGGCTGGTACAGAGCAAGATAATGTTGCATACTCTTCATTAAATCCAAACacttctccccttgcaacttcAGGTATTCCTGTTTACAGCCGAGAGTTTGACAATTATATTGTTGAGAAGAAATTGCTGACGAAAAGGTCAACTCCTGCTGAAGGTCCTTGCTCCCTGAACCATGATAGGAGCCTGCCT GTTCTGAAACGAAGTTATTCTAACACAGGGGATACTCTTGAAGAGTCTCGAAGAGTAAGGCCAAAGCTAAATGGATTGAAGATTTCAGAAAAGCTGATTGATTCGTGTAGGAGTCATGCAG CTGCAGATTCATTTCAAAACTCTACCACCATTGATCGAAATGCATCAAGGGGGATTCCGGAAGATGATAGGACGTTTTTTGCAGATGTTCCCCTTCTTGGGACGGATAACCTAACATTCTCCAACATTGTTTCAAATGGTGAAACTGCTGATGATACAGCAGGGTTTCAAGATAAGCCCTCTGCTTTAACTGCACAGCCCTTCGCTTCAACCTCCTATCGAGCTGACAGGAATAACCGTGATAGTACcatatttcatccatactcTAATCAG GATCTGACTGAGACTTTTCCTGTTAAGGTGGAACCTTTTGATGATCTTGTTCCTCTTGAGCCTGACATGGTGGATCTGACCCAGAAAAATCATGACA CACACATCATGTACTATGGCTCTGGTTCTGTCTCGAAATTGATGTTTCAAGAAGACATTGAGGCCGCACCCAG CTCATCAAAGGGAGTGCAGCTAGAAAACAGTTCCATAAACTGCACGAAGGGGTTCAACTTGCAGAGTAGCATACCAACTAAGACAAGGTCACCTGCCAATAGCAATCGTCGCCCAAACAATCGCAACACAATCAGATCGTGGAATGGGCCGCCACAGCAAAGCAATCCGGCGTTACCAGGACAGGAACCGGACGCAGGCCACATTCAGGCGAAGAGGCCGGTTGGAAGGCCAAGGAAAGCGAGGAG GTCTCGAAAGGCCCAAAGACATGTGAAAAATACACGAAGGCTACAAAGCGAACTCCATACCACAGGTATCATCATGTAA
- the LOC133920688 gene encoding uncharacterized protein LOC133920688 isoform X5, with amino-acid sequence MASAAGDPSPPPGGWLSGLVSGAGRLLAAVIGSESSASNASSSSPESSQSPGTADQGNMAHFASDSYQLNQRGNEIVLKDCGEGSLAVVSEIDPKDAMIQLLMQETYTRSECDALIKIIQERVVHSDPGVDEPAIVLPIAWAAGTEQDNVAYSSLNPNTSPLATSGIPVYSREFDNYIVEKKLLTKRSTPAEGPCSLNHDRSLPVLKRSYSNTGDTLEESRRVRPKLNGLKISEKLIDSCRSHADVPLLGTDNLTFSNIVSNGETADDTAGFQDKPSALTAQPFASTSYRADRNNRDSTIFHPYSNQDLTETFPVKVEPFDDLVPLEPDMVDLTQKNHDTHIMYYGSGSVSKLMFQEDIEAAPSSSKGVQLENSSINCTKGFNLQSSIPTKTRSPANSNRRPNNRNTIRSWNGPPQQSNPALPGQEPDAGHIQAKRPVGRPRKARRSRKAQRHVKNTRRLQSELHTTGIIM; translated from the exons ATGGCCTCCGCCGCTGGCgatccctcgccgccgccaggAGGGTGGCTCTCCGGCCTCGTTTCCGGCGCCGGCCGCCTCCTCGCAGCCGTCATCGGCTCCGAATCGTCCGCCTCCAatgcctcctcgtcctccccgGAGTCGTCGCAGTCGCCTGGCACCGCCG ATCAAGGTAACATGGCACATTTTGCTTCTGATAGTTATCAGCTAAACCAG AGAGGAAACGAGATTGTTCTGAAAGACTGTGGTGAAGGATCCCTAGCAGTCGTCTCAGAGATTGACCCTAAGGATGCTATGATACAATTGCTTATGCAGGAAACGTACACGAG GTCGGAGTGTGATGCTCTAATAAAGATAATTCAAGAGCGGGTTGTGCACTCAGACCCAGGTGTAGATGAACCTGCTATTGTTCTTCCAATTGCTTGGGCGGCTGGTACAGAGCAAGATAATGTTGCATACTCTTCATTAAATCCAAACacttctccccttgcaacttcAGGTATTCCTGTTTACAGCCGAGAGTTTGACAATTATATTGTTGAGAAGAAATTGCTGACGAAAAGGTCAACTCCTGCTGAAGGTCCTTGCTCCCTGAACCATGATAGGAGCCTGCCT GTTCTGAAACGAAGTTATTCTAACACAGGGGATACTCTTGAAGAGTCTCGAAGAGTAAGGCCAAAGCTAAATGGATTGAAGATTTCAGAAAAGCTGATTGATTCGTGTAGGAGTCATGCAG ATGTTCCCCTTCTTGGGACGGATAACCTAACATTCTCCAACATTGTTTCAAATGGTGAAACTGCTGATGATACAGCAGGGTTTCAAGATAAGCCCTCTGCTTTAACTGCACAGCCCTTCGCTTCAACCTCCTATCGAGCTGACAGGAATAACCGTGATAGTACcatatttcatccatactcTAATCAG GATCTGACTGAGACTTTTCCTGTTAAGGTGGAACCTTTTGATGATCTTGTTCCTCTTGAGCCTGACATGGTGGATCTGACCCAGAAAAATCATGACA CACACATCATGTACTATGGCTCTGGTTCTGTCTCGAAATTGATGTTTCAAGAAGACATTGAGGCCGCACCCAG CTCATCAAAGGGAGTGCAGCTAGAAAACAGTTCCATAAACTGCACGAAGGGGTTCAACTTGCAGAGTAGCATACCAACTAAGACAAGGTCACCTGCCAATAGCAATCGTCGCCCAAACAATCGCAACACAATCAGATCGTGGAATGGGCCGCCACAGCAAAGCAATCCGGCGTTACCAGGACAGGAACCGGACGCAGGCCACATTCAGGCGAAGAGGCCGGTTGGAAGGCCAAGGAAAGCGAGGAG GTCTCGAAAGGCCCAAAGACATGTGAAAAATACACGAAGGCTACAAAGCGAACTCCATACCACAGGTATCATCATGTAA
- the LOC133920688 gene encoding uncharacterized protein LOC133920688 isoform X4, translated as MASAAGDPSPPPGGWLSGLVSGAGRLLAAVIGSESSASNASSSSPESSQSPGTADQGNMAHFASDSYQLNQRGNEIVLKDCGEGSLAVVSEIDPKDAMIQLLMQETYTRSECDALIKIIQERVVHSDPGVDEPAIVLPIAWAAGTEQDNVAYSSLNPNTSPLATSGPCSLNHDRSLPVLKRSYSNTGDTLEESRRVRPKLNGLKISEKLIDSCRSHAAADSFQNSTTIDRNASRGIPEDDRTFFADVPLLGTDNLTFSNIVSNGETADDTAGFQDKPSALTAQPFASTSYRADRNNRDSTIFHPYSNQDLTETFPVKVEPFDDLVPLEPDMVDLTQKNHDTHIMYYGSGSVSKLMFQEDIEAAPSSSKGVQLENSSINCTKGFNLQSSIPTKTRSPANSNRRPNNRNTIRSWNGPPQQSNPALPGQEPDAGHIQAKRPVGRPRKARRSRKAQRHVKNTRRLQSELHTTGIIM; from the exons ATGGCCTCCGCCGCTGGCgatccctcgccgccgccaggAGGGTGGCTCTCCGGCCTCGTTTCCGGCGCCGGCCGCCTCCTCGCAGCCGTCATCGGCTCCGAATCGTCCGCCTCCAatgcctcctcgtcctccccgGAGTCGTCGCAGTCGCCTGGCACCGCCG ATCAAGGTAACATGGCACATTTTGCTTCTGATAGTTATCAGCTAAACCAG AGAGGAAACGAGATTGTTCTGAAAGACTGTGGTGAAGGATCCCTAGCAGTCGTCTCAGAGATTGACCCTAAGGATGCTATGATACAATTGCTTATGCAGGAAACGTACACGAG GTCGGAGTGTGATGCTCTAATAAAGATAATTCAAGAGCGGGTTGTGCACTCAGACCCAGGTGTAGATGAACCTGCTATTGTTCTTCCAATTGCTTGGGCGGCTGGTACAGAGCAAGATAATGTTGCATACTCTTCATTAAATCCAAACacttctccccttgcaacttcAG GTCCTTGCTCCCTGAACCATGATAGGAGCCTGCCT GTTCTGAAACGAAGTTATTCTAACACAGGGGATACTCTTGAAGAGTCTCGAAGAGTAAGGCCAAAGCTAAATGGATTGAAGATTTCAGAAAAGCTGATTGATTCGTGTAGGAGTCATGCAG CTGCAGATTCATTTCAAAACTCTACCACCATTGATCGAAATGCATCAAGGGGGATTCCGGAAGATGATAGGACGTTTTTTGCAGATGTTCCCCTTCTTGGGACGGATAACCTAACATTCTCCAACATTGTTTCAAATGGTGAAACTGCTGATGATACAGCAGGGTTTCAAGATAAGCCCTCTGCTTTAACTGCACAGCCCTTCGCTTCAACCTCCTATCGAGCTGACAGGAATAACCGTGATAGTACcatatttcatccatactcTAATCAG GATCTGACTGAGACTTTTCCTGTTAAGGTGGAACCTTTTGATGATCTTGTTCCTCTTGAGCCTGACATGGTGGATCTGACCCAGAAAAATCATGACA CACACATCATGTACTATGGCTCTGGTTCTGTCTCGAAATTGATGTTTCAAGAAGACATTGAGGCCGCACCCAG CTCATCAAAGGGAGTGCAGCTAGAAAACAGTTCCATAAACTGCACGAAGGGGTTCAACTTGCAGAGTAGCATACCAACTAAGACAAGGTCACCTGCCAATAGCAATCGTCGCCCAAACAATCGCAACACAATCAGATCGTGGAATGGGCCGCCACAGCAAAGCAATCCGGCGTTACCAGGACAGGAACCGGACGCAGGCCACATTCAGGCGAAGAGGCCGGTTGGAAGGCCAAGGAAAGCGAGGAG GTCTCGAAAGGCCCAAAGACATGTGAAAAATACACGAAGGCTACAAAGCGAACTCCATACCACAGGTATCATCATGTAA
- the LOC133920688 gene encoding uncharacterized protein LOC133920688 isoform X3, translated as MASAAGDPSPPPGGWLSGLVSGAGRLLAAVIGSESSASNASSSSPESSQSPGTADQGNMAHFASDSYQLNQRGNEIVLKDCGEGSLAVVSEIDPKDAMIQLLMQETYTRSECDALIKIIQERVVHSDPGVDEPAIVLPIAWAAGTEQDNVAYSSLNPNTSPLATSGIPVYSREFDNYIVEKKLLTKRSTPAEGPCSLNHDRSLPVLKRSYSNTGDTLEESRRVRPKLNGLKISEKLIDSCRSHAAADSFQNSTTIDRNASRGIPEDDRTFFADVPLLGTDNLTFSNIVSNGETADDTAGFQDKPSALTAQPFASTSYRADRNNRDSTIFHPYSNQDLTETFPVKVEPFDDLVPLEPDMVDLTQKNHDTHIMYYGSGSVSKLMFQEDIEAAPSSSKGVQLENSSINCTKGFNLQSSIPTKTRSPANSNRRPNNRNTIRSWNGPPQQSNPALPGQEPDAGHIQAKRPVGRPRKARR; from the exons ATGGCCTCCGCCGCTGGCgatccctcgccgccgccaggAGGGTGGCTCTCCGGCCTCGTTTCCGGCGCCGGCCGCCTCCTCGCAGCCGTCATCGGCTCCGAATCGTCCGCCTCCAatgcctcctcgtcctccccgGAGTCGTCGCAGTCGCCTGGCACCGCCG ATCAAGGTAACATGGCACATTTTGCTTCTGATAGTTATCAGCTAAACCAG AGAGGAAACGAGATTGTTCTGAAAGACTGTGGTGAAGGATCCCTAGCAGTCGTCTCAGAGATTGACCCTAAGGATGCTATGATACAATTGCTTATGCAGGAAACGTACACGAG GTCGGAGTGTGATGCTCTAATAAAGATAATTCAAGAGCGGGTTGTGCACTCAGACCCAGGTGTAGATGAACCTGCTATTGTTCTTCCAATTGCTTGGGCGGCTGGTACAGAGCAAGATAATGTTGCATACTCTTCATTAAATCCAAACacttctccccttgcaacttcAGGTATTCCTGTTTACAGCCGAGAGTTTGACAATTATATTGTTGAGAAGAAATTGCTGACGAAAAGGTCAACTCCTGCTGAAGGTCCTTGCTCCCTGAACCATGATAGGAGCCTGCCT GTTCTGAAACGAAGTTATTCTAACACAGGGGATACTCTTGAAGAGTCTCGAAGAGTAAGGCCAAAGCTAAATGGATTGAAGATTTCAGAAAAGCTGATTGATTCGTGTAGGAGTCATGCAG CTGCAGATTCATTTCAAAACTCTACCACCATTGATCGAAATGCATCAAGGGGGATTCCGGAAGATGATAGGACGTTTTTTGCAGATGTTCCCCTTCTTGGGACGGATAACCTAACATTCTCCAACATTGTTTCAAATGGTGAAACTGCTGATGATACAGCAGGGTTTCAAGATAAGCCCTCTGCTTTAACTGCACAGCCCTTCGCTTCAACCTCCTATCGAGCTGACAGGAATAACCGTGATAGTACcatatttcatccatactcTAATCAG GATCTGACTGAGACTTTTCCTGTTAAGGTGGAACCTTTTGATGATCTTGTTCCTCTTGAGCCTGACATGGTGGATCTGACCCAGAAAAATCATGACA CACACATCATGTACTATGGCTCTGGTTCTGTCTCGAAATTGATGTTTCAAGAAGACATTGAGGCCGCACCCAG CTCATCAAAGGGAGTGCAGCTAGAAAACAGTTCCATAAACTGCACGAAGGGGTTCAACTTGCAGAGTAGCATACCAACTAAGACAAGGTCACCTGCCAATAGCAATCGTCGCCCAAACAATCGCAACACAATCAGATCGTGGAATGGGCCGCCACAGCAAAGCAATCCGGCGTTACCAGGACAGGAACCGGACGCAGGCCACATTCAGGCGAAGAGGCCGGTTGGAAGGCCAAGGAAAGCGAGGAGGTGA